A window of the Astyanax mexicanus isolate ESR-SI-001 chromosome 22, AstMex3_surface, whole genome shotgun sequence genome harbors these coding sequences:
- the LOC103029403 gene encoding lysophosphatidic acid receptor 6-like — MDATDLPSTVSWTMPEDSTHVSIVPHWTRTEEDTNTTSILVSCPMEPKHISIAIVLCMILLLGLLLNIFSVWVFMCRMPKWKPGTILQFHLAVSDAAICPLAPFIMVYFAKGGNWPFGNFMCRLKIALLTTHFYGSILFLTLISVYRYVSVVYHRQDSRLKQKDFVKKLCAGVWLFVLVKGAVCAALIGESTVGNQTVCLNIHQTNNINVYFAMNLIFFIPGFLVPFSISLYCYIRLARSVSTINICHQKGKRIKSKSYKMVAICLVIFGLCFLPMNVVRTVVVVVKKYFSGNCDLLSKVETAYYVSWVLSSANCCLDPLIYCFSSENFTKAVRSSLRKIGVRIQTPQEDSAGRGQQENNVVAHYPTWDITDERT, encoded by the coding sequence ATGGACGCCACAGACCTTCCCTCCACAGTTTCCTGGACCATGCCTGAAGATAGCACTCATGTCTCCATTGTACCACACTGGACCAGAACTGAAGAGGACACTAATACTACTAGTATCCTAGTATCCTGTCCAATGGAACCCAAGCACATCTCCATCGCCATCGTCCTCTGCATGATCCTACTGCTTGGCCTCCTCCTCAACATCTTCAGCGTGTGGGTCTTCATGTGTCGCATGCCCAAATGGAAGCCGGGAACCATCCTCCAGTTCCACCTGGCCGTCAGCGATGCCGCCATTTGTCCTCTAGCACCTTTTATCATGGTTTACTTCGCTAAGGGAGGAAACTGGCCTTTCGGGAACTTCATGTGCCGACTCAAGATCGCCCTGTTGACTACTCACTTCTACGGTAGCATCCTCTTTCTGACTCTCATCAGCGTCTATCGCTACGTGTCCGTGGTCTACCACAGACAGGACTCTCGCTTGAAACAAAAGGACTTTGTTAAGAAGCTCTGCGCTGGAGTTTGGCTCTTTGTGCTGGTCAAAGGAGCAGTGTGTGCAGCTCTTATAGGTGAAAGTACTGTGGGAAACCAGACGGTGTGCCTCAACATCCACCAGACGAACAATATCAACGTGTATTTCGCCATGAACTTAATTTTCTTCATCCCTGGCTTCCTCGTTCCGTTCAGCATCTCGCTATACTGCTACATCCGCCTGGCGAGGTCAGTGTCCACCATCAACATCTGCCACCAAAAGGGAAAGCGAATCAAGAGCAAATCATACAAAATGGTGGCCATATGTCTGGTCATTTTCGGACTCTGCTTCTTGCCCATGAATGTGGTTCGCACCGTGGTCGTGGTGGTCAAGAAGTACTTCTCCGGTAACTGCGACCTTCTCTCAAAGGTGGAGACGGCTTACTACGTATCGTGGGTTCTGTCTTCGGCCAACTGCTGCCTCGACCCTCTCATCTACTGCTTCTCCTCTGAGAATTTCACCAAAGCCGTCCGCAGTTCACTTAGAAAAATCGGTGTCCGGATTCAGACGCCTCAGGAGGACAGCGCTGGGAGGGGTCAACAGGAAAATAACGTAGTTGCTCACTATCCTACATGGGATATCACTGATGAAAGGACATGA
- the nelfb gene encoding negative elongation factor B has translation MFAGLPELGISNGEDLKETLTNCTEPLKAIDQFQTENGILLPTLQSALPFLDLHGTPRLEFHQSVFDELRDKLMERVAVIAEGKDEDRYTKLEELLEKSFPLVKMPSIQPVVMQVMKHLPKVPEKKLKQVMADKELYKVCAVEVKRQIWQDNQALFGDEVSPLLKQYIVEKEAALFSSDLSILHNFFSPSPKTRRQGEVVQKLTQMIGKNVKLYDMVLQFLRTLFLRTRNVHYCTLRAELLMSLHDLDISEICSVDPCHKFTWCLDACIREKFVDAKRARELQGFLDGVKKGQEQVLGDLSMILCDPFASNTLVLSTVRNLQELLSQDALPRDSPDLLLLLRMLSLGQGAWDMIDSQVFKEPRLELEVVTRFLPAMMSIVVDDYTFTVEQKLPSEEKSSLTYPTALPETFTRYLQDNRVACEMGLYYVLHIAKQRNKNALQRLLPALVETYNDMAFGDIFLHLLMGHLTLLSDEFGTEEFCTAVFDKFLLTSYSSKENVHRHTLRLLNHLHQKVHQSTMETLMKTLEPPKQSSEQVKELYTQLTEKLEASKRSPPEPEEAPGLDLGLHPVTVPTTASTPTTPL, from the exons ATGTTCGCGGGTTTGCCGGAGTTGGGGATTTCTAACGGAGAGGATCTGAAGGAAACTCTGACCAACTGCACAGAACCGCTGAAAGCTATCGACCAGTTCCAG ACGGAGAATGGCATTTTGTTGCCCACCTTGCAGTCAGCATTGCCTTTCTTGGATCTTCACGGCACACCTCGTCTGGAGTTCCACCAGTCTGTCTTTGATGAGCTTCGGGACAAGCTGATGGAGCGAGTTGCAGTCATTGCAGAAGGCAAAGATGAGGACAG GTACACTAAGCTGGAAGAACTTCTGGAGAAGAGCTTCCCTCTGGTCAAGATGCCCTCCATCCAGCCTGTGGTAATGCAGGTTATGAAACACTTACCAAAG gtgCCAGAGAAGAAGCTGAAGCAGGTGATGGCTGATAAGGAGCTGTATAAAGTGTGTGCAGTGGAGGTGAAGAGGCAGATCTGGCAGGATAATCAGGCTCTGTTTGGGGACGAGGTGTCTCCTCTGCTGAAGCAGTACATTGTAGAGAAGGAAGCTGCACTGTTCAGCAGTGACCTCTCCATCCTACACAACTTCTTCAGTCCTTCACCCAAGACCCGGCGGCAGGGAGAG GTTGTACAGAAGCTCACACAGATGATTGGGAAGAACGTGAAGCTGTATGACATGGTGCTGCAGTTTCTGAGGACCCTGTTCCTGCGCACACGCAACGTACACTACTGCACTCTACGTGCTGAGCTGCTGATGTCTCTCCACGACCTGGATATCAGTGAGATCTGCTCCGTTGACCCCTGCCACAAG TTCACCTGGTGTTTGGATGCCTGCATCAGGGAGAAGTTTGTGGATGCTAAACGAGCTCGTGAGCTGCAGGGCTTTTTGGATGGTGTGAAGAAAGGACAGGAGCAAGTGCTGGG AGACCTCTCTATGATTCTCTGTGACCCCTTTGCCAGTAACACACTGGTTTTGAGTACCGTGAGGAACCTGCAGGAGCTGCTCAGCCAAGATGCCTTGCCTAGA GACAGCCCAGACTTGCTCCTCCTCCTCAGGATGCTCTCTCTTGGCCAGGGAGCCTGGGATATGATTGACAGCCAGGTTTTCAAAGAGCCACGACTG GAGCTGGAAGTTGTGACACGTTTCTTGCCTGCCATGATGTCGATCGTGGTGGACGACTACACTTTCACTGTGGAACAGAAGCTCCCAAGCGAAGAAAAGAGCTCCCTCACCTATCCTACAGCCCTGCCTGAGACATTTACAAG atatcTGCAGGACAACCGAGTAGCGTGTGAGATGGGCCTTTATTATGTGCTTCATATCGCTAAACAGAGGAATAAGAATGCTCTGCAGAGGCTGCTGCCTGCTCTCG TGGAGACCTACAATGACATGGCATTTGGAGACATTTTCCTCCATCTCCTGATGGGTCACCTGACCCTTCTCTCTGACGAGTTTGGCACGGAGGAGTTCTGCACGGCTGTTTTTGATAAATTCCTCCTCACCTCTTACTCCAG CAAGGAGAAtgtgcacagacacacactgcgCTTGCTGAACCATCTCCACCAGAAGGTGCACCAGTCTACTATGGAAACCCTGATGAAAACCCTGGAACCACCCAAACAA AGCAGTGAGCAGGTGAAGGAGCTCTACACGCAGCTGACGGAGAAGCTAGAGGCCTCCAAGCGGAGTCCACCTGAGCCTGAGGAAGCACCAGGCCTGGACCTGGGCCTCCATCCTGTTACAGTCCCCACCACAGCCTCCACACCTACCACTCCACTCTGA